One SAR324 cluster bacterium genomic window carries:
- a CDS encoding EamA family transporter, translated as MIVYLMKSIALPFLLYNRALRQLLMGVASLMIILTIPLGCILSWLLLNEPLTPPLLLGGSLVVLGALIPQIRGFRSRRLAI; from the coding sequence TTGATTGTCTACCTGATGAAATCTATCGCGCTGCCATTTCTTCTCTACAATCGGGCTCTACGTCAACTCCTGATGGGCGTGGCTAGCTTGATGATCATTCTCACCATTCCACTAGGCTGTATCCTGTCATGGTTGCTACTGAACGAACCGCTCACCCCTCCCCTGCTATTGGGTGGTTCGCTGGTTGTTCTTGGAGCACTGATTCCCCAGATTAGAGGGTTCCGTTCAAGAAGGCTTGCTATATAA